A region from the Paenibacillus humicola genome encodes:
- the trpC gene encoding indole-3-glycerol phosphate synthase TrpC translates to MFLDKIVATKRKEVDDLASGFDLASSERLIGGMEPCRGFIRALTEDRKRPVGLIAEVKKASPSKGLIRADFEPVSLAKAYAAAGTDCISVLTDTDFFQGANGYLTAIREAVDVPILRKDFTIDYRQIYEARLIGADAVLLIAAILRPSLLSELYDVAVSIGLDVLVEVHNEAEMDEVLGLGKAKLVGINNRDLHTFVTDLTTTGRLIDMAPDGVTVISESAISKPEDIAYVQSVGAKGVLVGEHFMRQPDVGAAIGDLMGPVTRS, encoded by the coding sequence ATGTTTCTGGATAAAATCGTAGCAACCAAACGCAAAGAAGTGGACGACCTGGCGTCCGGTTTCGACTTGGCTTCCAGCGAGCGCCTCATCGGCGGGATGGAGCCGTGCCGGGGATTTATACGGGCGCTGACGGAGGACCGCAAGCGGCCGGTCGGCTTGATTGCCGAGGTTAAGAAAGCGTCCCCCTCGAAAGGGCTGATCCGCGCAGATTTCGAGCCGGTTTCGCTTGCGAAGGCTTATGCCGCCGCCGGAACGGATTGTATTTCCGTCCTGACCGACACCGATTTTTTTCAAGGCGCGAACGGCTATTTGACGGCCATTCGAGAAGCGGTGGACGTTCCGATTCTGCGCAAAGACTTTACGATCGACTACCGGCAAATATACGAGGCGAGGCTGATCGGCGCAGACGCGGTGCTGCTGATCGCCGCCATTTTGCGGCCGTCGCTGCTGTCCGAGCTGTACGACGTCGCCGTGTCGATCGGGCTCGACGTTCTGGTCGAGGTTCATAACGAGGCGGAAATGGACGAGGTGCTGGGCCTCGGCAAGGCGAAGCTTGTCGGGATCAACAACCGCGATCTGCACACGTTCGTCACCGATCTGACGACGACAGGCAGGCTGATCGATATGGCGCCGGATGGAGTGACCGTTATTAGCGAGAGCGCGATCTCGAAGCCCGAAGATATCGCTTATGTGCAATCGGTCGGCGCGAAAGGCGTGCTCGTCGGCGAGCATTTTATGCGCCAGCCCGATGTCGGCGCTGCGATCGGCGACCTGATGGGACCGGTGACGCGGTCATGA
- the trpD gene encoding anthranilate phosphoribosyltransferase — MAVETKMTMQAALAKLMEGNHLSREEARAVMSTIMDGEATDAQIGAVAAALRMKGETKDEITGFAESMREHAGRVRTEQRGLLDTCGTGGSGVHKFNISTASAIIAAAAGVRVAKHGNRAMSGKAGSADVLEALGVRISLSAEQAAACLERIGICFMFAQLYHPSLRHAAGPRRELGVRTIFNMLGPLTNPAGADRQLLGLYDRTRTGTVAEVLGELGLSRAMVVSSHDGLDEISISAPTQISELQGGVVHTYDMAPEGLGLTRRPLSAIVGGDAAENAAIIRRIFAGEERGAYRDIVLANAGACMFVGGAAASLNEGVTAAADIIDTGKAQAKLAELIETTGELTDVSG, encoded by the coding sequence ATGGCCGTCGAAACGAAAATGACGATGCAGGCTGCGCTGGCCAAGCTGATGGAAGGCAACCATTTGTCGCGCGAAGAAGCCCGGGCCGTTATGAGCACCATCATGGACGGGGAAGCGACCGATGCGCAGATCGGCGCCGTCGCCGCCGCTCTGCGAATGAAAGGCGAAACGAAGGATGAGATCACCGGCTTTGCCGAATCGATGCGCGAACACGCCGGCCGCGTGCGCACCGAGCAGCGCGGGCTGCTCGACACGTGCGGCACGGGCGGCTCCGGCGTGCACAAGTTCAACATCTCGACCGCTTCCGCAATCATCGCGGCGGCGGCGGGGGTGCGCGTCGCCAAGCACGGCAACCGGGCGATGTCCGGCAAGGCGGGCAGCGCGGACGTGCTGGAAGCGCTTGGCGTCCGCATCTCGCTGAGCGCGGAACAGGCGGCGGCGTGCCTGGAGCGTATCGGGATCTGTTTTATGTTCGCGCAGCTGTACCATCCGTCGCTGAGGCATGCGGCGGGTCCGCGGCGTGAGCTCGGCGTCCGCACCATATTCAACATGCTCGGCCCGCTGACGAACCCGGCCGGCGCCGACCGCCAGCTGCTCGGGCTGTACGACCGCACGCGCACCGGGACGGTGGCGGAGGTGCTCGGGGAGCTCGGCCTTTCCCGCGCGATGGTAGTCAGCAGCCATGACGGCCTGGACGAAATCAGCATTTCGGCGCCGACGCAAATTTCCGAGCTGCAGGGAGGCGTTGTCCACACTTACGATATGGCGCCGGAGGGGCTTGGGCTGACACGGCGCCCGCTTTCCGCCATCGTCGGCGGAGATGCGGCCGAGAACGCGGCGATTATCCGGCGCATCTTTGCCGGGGAGGAACGGGGAGCTTACCGCGATATCGTGCTGGCCAACGCGGGGGCATGTATGTTTGTCGGCGGAGCGGCAGCCTCGCTGAACGAAGGCGTCACCGCTGCGGCCGACATCATCGATACGGGAAAAGCGCAGGCGAAGCTTGCGGAGCTGATTGAAACGACGGGAGAGTTGACGGATGTTTCTGGATAA